Within the Euwallacea similis isolate ESF13 chromosome 33, ESF131.1, whole genome shotgun sequence genome, the region cctgcttggttaattaattagaaattttttactattttattatcttattaGAAAATAGTTAATGAATGTGTATAAAACCTCTTACCTCTGGGTATGACGACGTCGTGAATATTAAACTGTCAAAGTTCTCATCACGAGCATCTGCCAGTtcttcttcataattttcatcTGTAAATTCAGCAACTGGAGAAGTTCCCATGGTCATCACTCCATTTGATTCTATGTGTATGAAATCAgctgcaaattttttttaattttttttatttagactAGTCTAATTGAGAATGAATATTTAAGGAGGAGGTTTGATTATTAAGTGATCCATTcaatttgtgttttcatatgaaattgcagacaaatttatatattaaagATTTAGGTCAAGCCAATGATTTGATTAATGATCATTtactaaacaatttttattgggACAAGGATAATTCTTTTCTTATAAATACCAACAAAATTTTGACCGTTTTGATCACAAATGTATTTGCAGGGGGGTTATTAGAAGAACTAAGACAGTTAAGCTTATGGATATAACCCAAACTTTTTAGTCACAAactaaaactaattaattttaataaacaacttAAGGAATTATTcacatataaaataaaaataattttaaaactgtaaCACTAGAATTAGATGTACTACTACTTACACCTTGCCTTGCTAATATTAATAGTGCTTAAGGGGATATGAACttgcataattttcaaataacaatACTTTAAGTGCTCACCAGGAGTTACTCAACAATAAATATGAATCACCTATATAGTGTGGCCCAAATTAAGAGTACATGTATgagtatcttgaaaactataacAATTCTCATGCATTATGTTATGtgttataccctgtataatcctGGTATAGAGCTATAGGTCTGTTACCTACTTATGGTGTTTTACTGAagaacaatttatttcatgaATGAGTTACCTTACCTTCACAATATAAGAGACAGTACCAGTAACAAAACTGTGAGTAAAATTATTGTAGGAACTTACCTGATATTGAACCAGAATTAGGTGTTTGTTGCAATTCTGAATCATCAAACTCGAGATTAGGTTCATAATCATGGTAGTCTGATAAACTTGGATAGGGTTCTTCATTATCTCCCACATTGCTTACTgataagaatttatttaataaaaaagtgtaaagcaaatatttatattttaaatcaattagcATCGGGCTTAGATTAAATTTACCTGGGCCACTTTTCGTAGGGCTCAGCTTCGCAGAATCCATcttaattgagaaaaaatcttttaaagaaTGCGAATTGTAAACATTTCAAACACACCCAGACGTGGGAAACGGTTTTAGGACTTTTCTAGCTACAACTAAAGGCAAATCAATTTAAGAGATTAGATTTATGTTATTGCgcaataattaattgaaattgtgGCGTTGTTTGGAAATGTTAATTTGcctaaaaagtaatatttcttttttgtttatctttttgttttcaatttttttggtgACGTTCTTTAAAAATGGCGTAAATGGTAAACGTCAAAAATcgatgttttcattttaataacaagGAAACCATGTGCATAATTGAACAACATTTAAAGTTACAGTACAAGACGTAATAATTGtctaaaatgtgtaaaattattcatttcttatattttttcttatttatactatTACTAGCATACTTTATATCgtaaatactctaaaaaaatactttactcAACTGCATAGTTTAAGTTTTCCAAAATGTGAAACAAATAAACTCTTTAACAATTTCATCGTAGATCCTACCAAGAAAGAGGTTAcacaactatttatttttcacttttacgCTTTATCTAGTTGCATATGCAATTATTATCAACTCtacatatttacataattttattgcacCATATGGGAAAGtagatatttatgtaaatttttaaataatgtaagaTTTTCATTATCTGTTATCATTTTTGCGCTAACCTTTATTTAGGGcagaaaattacttaaaaccTAATTAAAACTCTGAATATTATAATGTTATAtcgatttatttatatacgtacatatttaaaatacgcaagtgataataattattaataatagtcTAATCTTTagagaaacacaaaagtgcgAGATTACCAATGAGACTAGTTTTGAGACTAGAGTGtaaataaaactaacaaaGTAAACAAATCAGATGCAAAgcgtgataaaaaaataatgttgagAACAACACAATAATAGATTAATAATGGAATGTATCCTCCTCCTCCTTCAAGCTGAACCAATACATAACTTTCGTATTTATGGATTTGTAACAATCTTTTCTATACCATACCTCACAAAAACTCTACtctaaatcaaaataatactttatgtagtttcttaaaaaactaGTTTATCTCAGCATGACAAACACTGAAAAACAATGCATTTACGCCCTATCCCCGGCCACATTATTCTCCATAACCCCGCTTGACAGAGGATCCAACTCAGCAAACAGACTTAACCATGACATCTGACTCTCCGCTTTTCCCGCACTTTTAGTTGAAGAAACCTTACTCTTATTCATTTTCTCCACTTTTGTGATACCACCATCACTTTTTGAATGTTCAAAATCTTCCAGAGACCCTAAATCTAACCCAGTGctattttgcattaaatgaGAAGGCATAAAACTGGCTGTGTTTCCTATGAGATCAGACAGAATGTCACTGGGGACAGAAATATCAAGATCTAGTAAAGCTGAGCTTGGTTTTGAATCAGATGATTCATTGTTAATGGATAGGATTGGCAGAGGTGGTGGGGCAAAGTCATTGCCTAATAAATTGGAAGTTGATTCTTCATGTTCTTCTGAAGTTTCTCTAAATAAACATGAATAATGTAAAATGATATCTTTAAAATCTCAAAAGCATGAGCTGTAGTTAATATACTTACCTCCTCTCTTTCTGTGTCTCATCTGTTTTCATTTGTTTGTCCTCTTTGTCAGTATACTCagcattgaaaaatgttttcctgTCCTTATCTTCAAAGAAGTCAGCACCATTTTTATCTTCAACTATGCCCAAAAAAAGAGatctaaataatttctttatatatATAGCTTACCCTGATTAACATCAGTAGTGCCCTTTTCCTTATCAGTTTTTGGAGTTTCATTTAACTCAGATACTACACTAAAATCATAAGGCTCcactttttgcaattttgtggTTGCCAAAGTTAAAGTTTCTAATGCTTTTGTCGCAAACAAATGCAATGCTTTTTGATAAGGTACAAGGGCATGTGAAAACATATTGCAcctataaatatttatctcattaaataaatattaagtcCAAAATGTGATAATACCGAGCAGCTGCCAACAAATCAACCTTCTGCAAACAGGCCAAGGTATATCTATCAAACTTAGTTTTGGATGTTTTCACATAAGACTGAGctttcctaaaattttccaaaccATGACCAGTATCAGGGTCCAGTTGACTGGAAGTAGACTTCATCCAACTTAAAGCAGCTCGATATTCTGTCCTTGCTTTCTCCATTTCAGTCACAGTCACTCTATAAATGAGAGCTTTCACAGTATACTTTAGTGGATATTCTATGGTTACCTTGTGTCTGTGATTGCACGAGCTCTAAAAGTTTCCACCTCATGGTGCAGTCTTACTAAGGGGGGTCTGACAGTTAGGCGTTGGTGCCCTGTGTAAGCTAGAGCTTTTCCAGCAGTAGTCATAAGTTGTCCTGCATTGGCgttcttttcactttttccacACTCTTTCAAGTATCTATGAAGTATCTTGCccattatttaaactttttctagATAAGAATCCTACCTTCCTAATGCATTCTCCTCTTGTGCCAAATAGCACAGTCTCTCTTGGTACAAGTCTATAACTCGTTGCAGTTGTAGACAGCTTTCGTTTACTGATTTAAAAAGCTCTAATTTGGCATCCAACTCTGCATCGGAAGAAATTATACATTCGTCCTCCTTACCACCTAATTTTCTCAAAACGCTTTTTTTGGTGAGCCAGTACTGGTGCTGCATATTGTTAGGTAGCATTGTAGGCACGTTGTTAACGTTTTTGATTAGTGCATCCGCTGATAAGTTAAGTTaatcaatacattttcaaaacagTACATTTCGTATGACAACAAAGAGAAGGGAGAACCACGTCGGATCTAATGAGCGGCGAACCCAATTGTAGAAATGACAGAGTGGCACATGTCAAAGATGTCATTCTGATCAGCTGtttcattcattttatttcattaattagattttattagggcaaaatttatgaatggATGGTGTTCTAGTAAGGTtctaatttcttaattattataagttgtTCAATCATTGTTTGCATGGGTTTTAGCAAAagttatacatataatatatcGTTAATTTTGCATGGATTTATTCATGCATCGCTAAATGTCATGTGCCCTTCTTAAGTAGGAAGACATATGGTAAATTTTAGCCGTTATCACTCTTGGTATGTTTCTTGGTGATATATCTTTTGAAGTAATAACCCAATTTAAGTACAGTTCTAGTCCCATCCTATTTATGAAGCGTCACCTATTTTCGTTTCAGCTTTTCTAAAACTTAAAACTGGGATTGAAatataagcaatttttttagcaaaagaaaacgttttatttcttGTCTCCTACCCTGATAACATTGGGCTACTGAATATCTTTTAAGGACGTTTTGATGATGGCTTTATCGTTGTTAAAATCAACAATCTTGTTTTTTATCActgatatcaaaaaatatctatcacAAATGTTAGGTACCTatttgggattttttaattttaggattataataaattataatattaaacttttactAGTTTCACAAAACAGTCCATTTAGTTTAACTGGCTTAATATTATAGCAACAATATATCTTAATGAATAATATAGTAGAAAAGGTTTGATTCCTTGTTAAAAGAATTTACAAACTAAATAAGCAGTTAAACCATCTTTCTAAAAAATAGTACGTCGATAGTATGTGTGAAATTATTGTATGTAATAGTAAACATCCTAAAAACATCTATAGAACTCCCATTTAGTACTCCTGTTCATTAGGCCAAAACTAGCCCCTCTTGACTTAATAGGAAATGTAAACAATcattagtatttttcttagaaaacAATCTTGCCTTCACTGTTTTGAGAACACTTTCTAATAGGCAaccagaaatttttatttaaataaaattgaagaaaaattaaattcagatACAagatttctgaaataaaatacaacaaaCCTTTTAAGTTACTGAGTACTTTGTCCCATGTACTTCTCAATGGGCTCGTACTTCCAGGcagtttcttttaaataatctAGTTCTTTTCGAAGGGCTTTCAACCTATTTGCATGCAGTTGTTCTTGGCAGGCCTCCTGATTTGTGTTTACAAtctcaaataattttgcattctTCATAGTTACAGAAGCTTTTTCTCTCTTAATATCGTCTTCTGCTGGGGAGAATATAAGTGGGTTGGGAACCTTCAGGGTTGATCTTGGTGTTGAGGACATTATTAGTTCTGTTTATAAAAAGGTTTCAATATACGACGAACTAAAATAGGTACAGGCTAAAATTATTACTTACTAAACTCACGTTTTCTTCATGTcttgtttttattgatttattggtTATTTGGACTAGAATGAATTCttaattaattcttaaaaaggatgttttatttattgttacttaAACAAAGTAACACACAATTTAATTGTACTATAATATCGAATGAGGGATAATATCGAGATCGACAGAAAAGTAACGATATTTAACTTGGTTTATTCGAAGACGGAGTTCAGAGTACACTTATTAATGGAAGTGTCTTTTGTTCCTCTTGAGACGCAGATccggttttttaaaaacacatgTATGTGTTTAAAACCACGGTTGTTTatcacattttcaatttatttccaattcgAATCAAGATAAAAGTAGTAATTACTTGAGTAATGTTTCTGTATTGTTCTCGCTTTAGTCAGTAGTCTCCAGTTAACCGTTTTGTGCGcttcaaataaatatgtgtCATATTATCCGCTTACCATTACCAGGTAGTGAATCCAACTTTcccatatattttattat harbors:
- the ICA69 gene encoding islet cell autoantigen 1, producing the protein MLPNNMQHQYWLTKKSVLRKLGGKEDECIISSDAELDAKLELFKSVNESCLQLQRVIDLYQERLCYLAQEENALGRYLKECGKSEKNANAGQLMTTAGKALAYTGHQRLTVRPPLVRLHHEVETFRARAITDTRVTVTEMEKARTEYRAALSWMKSTSSQLDPDTGHGLENFRKAQSYVKTSKTKFDRYTLACLQKVDLLAAARCNMFSHALVPYQKALHLFATKALETLTLATTKLQKVEPYDFSVVSELNETPKTDKEKGTTDVNQVEDKNGADFFEDKDRKTFFNAEYTDKEDKQMKTDETQKERRETSEEHEESTSNLLGNDFAPPPLPILSINNESSDSKPSSALLDLDISVPSDILSDLIGNTASFMPSHLMQNSTGLDLGSLEDFEHSKSDGGITKVEKMNKSKVSSTKSAGKAESQMSWLSLFAELDPLSSGVMENNVAGDRA